Proteins from a genomic interval of Streptomyces fodineus:
- a CDS encoding type I polyketide synthase, which translates to MTGKTDDGRSGSMSDDQKSDDRKRGDRMSDEQTLRTYLRRVTAELRTANRRVRELEQRDVEPIAIVGMSCRFPGGVTSPEELWELVASGRDAMGPFPADRGWDLERLYDPDPDRPGSAYAREGGFVDTATTFDADFFGISPREALAMDPTQRLTLETAWEALEDAGIDPTTLRGSETGVFAGTVSSDYGPSTLPELEGFRVTGTQSSVMSGRVAYSLGLEGPAVTIDTACSASLVALHLAANALRAGECSLALAGGVTVLAGPFLFVEFSRQRGLARDGRCKAYSASADGTGFSDGVGLVVLERLSDAKRHGRRILGLIRGSAVNQDGASNGLTAPNGPSQERVIRQALASAGLSAAEVDAVEGHGTGTKLGDPIEAQALLATYGRERDVDPLWLGSVKSNIGHTSAAAGVAGVIKMVMAMRHGVLPPTLHVDEPSPHVDWESGAVRLLTEAREWSVQGRPRRAGVSSFGVSGTNAHLILEEAPAEEPSEDVPVEAIRPAGAVPVVLSARSDVALRAQAERLRSYLTSRPGVSVVDTAYSLVASRALLDRRAVVVAGDRDELLARLGELSVGESAVAGKSAFLFTGQGSQRAGMGLELAGAFPVFDQALSEVCTEADPRLGRSLRELLASGDGVLDSTEFTQVALFAVEVALFRLAESLGVRADYLIGHSVGEIAAAHVAGVLSLADAAELVVARGRLMGALPAGGAMVAVQAGEAEVAESLAGFGGRLEIAAVNGPLAVVVSGDEDAVGEWLPRWEGRKTTRLRVSHAFHSPRMEPMLDEFRTVAEGLRYAEPRIPVVSNVSGEVVSAFGADYWVRHVRQAVRFADGVGTLWELGVRRFLELGPDAVLTAMARQCVEENEAEAAFVPALRAKRGERESFAGFLGRAHTAGVVVDWEAVYAGAGARRVDLPTYAFQRERFWLVPGSAPGDVSAAGLVGVDHPVLAAAVQVGDRDEWVFTGLVSTETQPWVEEHLLLGTMVVPGTGLVELALAAGRHAGSPVLDELVLESPLLVQHGVTRHLQITVGASGPDGRRDVAIYSRPDNPAEETETTCHARGTLGTEAAPAGDWPEQWPPQDAERMPVDELYQRLADLGYDYGPLFHGVEAVWRDGDETYAEVTLPEGHEGFGIHPALFDSALQSGVVLLTGDGAAAHLMPFSWSGVQLHRPGVSRLRVRSTMSGDTSLRLYAVDEAGTPVVSVRSLVVRPVEQERIDSSRGDARQSLYTVDWAPIEAGPNTGTEDIVRIGAGEIHPDLDALKAVLAEGAPAPRAVLAIAPAHGEDTPESVHAAVTEALTLVQRWLASEALGEARLVVVTRGAVSAVDGEGPDVAQAAVWGLVRSAQSEHPGRFVLVDVDGGEPDWGVVLGADEPQLAVRGGRLLAPRLSRASSGGSVAVLDPEGTVVVTGGTGGLGAVFARHLAAAHGARHLLLLSRRGLEADGAAGLVAELEGLGCEARIAACDVSDRDQLAAVLGSVERPLTAVVHAAGVLDDGVIESLTPEQVERVMRPKVDAAWHLHELTADADLSAFVLFSSVAALIGSPGQGNYAAANSALDALAASRRAAGLPATSLAWGLWDDVGGMAGALGEADLARLERTGVGALSRQRGTELFDLALGTGTALLAPVQLDPAALRAQARAGLLPALLRGLAPVPARRAETGGSLAQRLAGVAEADRERIVLDAVREQVAAVLGHTSAEAIDTERAFKDLGFDSLSAVELRNGLTQATGVRLPATLIFDHPTPAAVGRLLLSEFGDVVQAPRPGTRTKRATLDEPLAIVGMSCRYPGGVTSPEELWELVAAGRDAVGGLPTDRGWDPDIYDPDPDQPGKINTRGGAFLERIGEFDAEFFGISPREALAMDPQQRQLLEASWEAFEHAGIDPTTLRGSDTGVFAGVVTTDYGGMASTELEGYRLTGTTTSVVSGRIAYTLGLEGPAVSVDTACSSSAVALHLAGQALRAGECSLALVGGVTLLAGPYLLTEFSRQRAVSPDGRCKAYAASADGTGFADGLGLVVLERLSDAKRHGRRILGLIRGSAVNQDGASNGLTAPNGPSQERVIRQALASAGLSAAEVDAVEGHGTGTVLGDPIEAQALLATYGRERDGDPLWLGSIKSNIGHTSAAAGVAGVIKMVMAMRHGVLPPTLHVDEPSPHIDWESGAVRLLTEAREWSVEGRPRRAGVSSFGVSGTNAHIIVEEAPAEERALEGERPVDVVPVVLSARSDVALRAQAERLRSHLTSRPDVSVVDTAYSLVASRALLDRRAVVVAGDRDELLARLGELSVGESAVAGKSAFLFTGQGSQRAGMGLELAGAFPVFDQALSEVCTEADPRLGRSLRELLASGDGVLDSTEFTQVALFAVEVALFRLAESLGVRADYLIGHSVGEIAAAHVAGVLSLADAAELVVARGRLMGALPAGGAMVAVQAGEAEVAESLAGFEGRLEIAAINGPLAVVVSGDEDAVGEWLPRWEGRKTTRLRVSHAFHSPRMEPMLDEFRAVAEGLRYAEPRIPVVSNVSGEVVSAFDADYWVRHVRQAVRFADGVGTLWDLGVRRFLELGPDAVLTAMARQCVEENEAEAAFVPALRAKRGERESFAGFLGRAHTAGVVVDWEAVYAGTGAKRVDLPTYAFQRENYWLPRKTGLGDPSAVGMDRMRHPVLAAAVQVGDRDEWVFTGSMSQQTQPWTRDHMVFGIVLVPGAAMVEMALTIGRRLSCDVVDELVVAAPLVLEDDVTRQIRVTVSPAGEDGRREIAFFSRIEASEDEVTELTCHARGWLAANAEPLEPLPALWPPADAEPLPVSELYTLLNRNAHLTDVGFDYGPAFRAVQSAWRRGDEVLTELALPEAAGPADGFAIHPAMFDSALHGGLGMLDMGEENPSGLPFSWSGVQLERFGLTRIRVRITLPDPTSLRLDIAGEDGMPLACLRRLDVRPVEQGHLEAARRDGDRHLYAMDWVPVQAVTARAAGIAALGAVGGGSVDRFADLAALEKALADGAMAPEVVLADVGAPDGDVAGAAKAAAGETLTLVQRWLASEVLGEARLVVVTRGAVSAVDGEGPGAAQAAVWGLVRSAQSEHPGRFVLVDVDGGEPDWGVVLGADEPQLAVRGGRLLAPRLSRASSGGSVAVLDSEGTVVVTGGTGGLGAVFARHLAAVHGVRHLLLLSRRGLEADGAAGLVAELEGLGCEARIAACDVSDRDQLAAVLGSVERPLTAVVHAAGVLDDGVIESLTPEQVERVMRPKVDAAWHLHELTADADLSAFVLFSSVAALIGSPGQGNYAAANASLDALAGLRRAAGLPAVSLAWGLWSDTAGMAAQLGPVELARLERMGARPLTAELGLGLFDQALASDAALLVPAWLDTRVLRARARAGTIPAVLRGLAPVPARRADTTTVSLRDRLAGVAAEDREHIVLDLVRTQVAAVLGHASAAAVEPERAFQEIGFDSLGAVDLRNRLTQATGMRLPATLVFDYPTPAEIARLLLAEFGSVAAEPPIEKELNKLEDMLAAIAENERRHVAERLRRLLSVVADDEEAESTAERIEAATTMDEVFQMIDAEFGEA; encoded by the coding sequence ATGACCGGAAAGACGGACGACGGCCGGAGCGGATCGATGAGTGACGACCAGAAGAGTGACGACCGGAAGCGCGGCGACCGGATGAGCGACGAGCAGACACTGCGCACCTACCTGCGCCGCGTCACCGCCGAGCTGCGCACGGCGAACCGGAGGGTGCGCGAGCTGGAGCAGCGCGACGTCGAGCCGATCGCGATCGTCGGCATGAGCTGCCGGTTCCCCGGCGGGGTGACCTCGCCCGAGGAGCTGTGGGAGCTGGTGGCATCCGGCCGGGACGCCATGGGCCCGTTCCCGGCCGACCGGGGCTGGGACCTGGAGCGGCTCTACGACCCCGACCCCGACCGGCCCGGCAGCGCCTACGCGCGGGAAGGCGGGTTCGTCGACACCGCCACCACGTTCGACGCCGACTTCTTCGGAATCAGCCCGCGCGAAGCCCTGGCCATGGACCCCACCCAGCGGCTGACCCTGGAGACGGCGTGGGAGGCGCTGGAGGACGCGGGCATCGACCCGACGACACTGCGCGGCAGCGAAACCGGCGTGTTCGCGGGCACCGTCTCCTCCGACTACGGCCCCTCGACACTGCCCGAACTGGAGGGGTTCCGGGTAACCGGCACCCAGAGCAGCGTGATGTCCGGGCGCGTGGCCTACAGCCTCGGCCTGGAAGGCCCTGCGGTCACCATCGACACCGCCTGCTCCGCCTCCCTCGTGGCCCTCCACCTCGCCGCGAACGCGCTCCGCGCCGGCGAGTGCTCCCTCGCCCTCGCCGGTGGTGTCACGGTGCTGGCCGGCCCCTTCCTGTTCGTCGAGTTCAGCCGCCAGCGCGGCCTGGCCCGCGACGGCCGCTGCAAGGCGTACTCGGCGTCGGCGGACGGGACGGGTTTCTCCGACGGTGTCGGCCTGGTGGTGCTGGAGCGGCTGTCGGACGCGAAGCGCCATGGTCGGCGGATTCTGGGTCTGATCCGGGGCAGTGCGGTGAATCAGGATGGCGCGAGCAATGGTCTTACGGCGCCGAATGGTCCGTCGCAGGAGCGGGTGATCCGGCAGGCGTTGGCGAGTGCGGGGTTGTCGGCGGCCGAGGTGGACGCGGTCGAGGGGCACGGCACGGGTACGAAGCTCGGTGACCCGATCGAGGCGCAGGCGTTGCTGGCGACGTACGGCCGGGAGCGGGACGTGGATCCGCTGTGGCTGGGGTCGGTGAAGTCGAACATCGGTCATACGTCTGCCGCTGCTGGTGTGGCGGGTGTGATCAAGATGGTGATGGCGATGCGGCACGGGGTGCTGCCGCCGACGTTGCATGTGGATGAGCCGTCGCCGCATGTGGATTGGGAGTCGGGTGCGGTTCGGTTGCTGACCGAGGCGCGGGAGTGGTCGGTCCAGGGGCGTCCGCGGCGTGCGGGTGTGTCGTCGTTCGGCGTGAGCGGCACCAACGCGCACTTGATTCTTGAGGAGGCGCCTGCGGAGGAGCCTTCCGAGGACGTGCCGGTCGAGGCGATCCGGCCGGCGGGTGCTGTGCCGGTGGTTCTGTCGGCGCGCAGCGATGTGGCTTTGCGGGCGCAGGCGGAGCGGTTGCGATCGTATCTGACGTCCCGTCCGGGTGTGTCGGTGGTGGATACGGCGTATTCGCTGGTGGCGTCGCGGGCGTTGCTGGATCGGCGGGCGGTTGTCGTGGCCGGTGACCGGGATGAACTCCTGGCGCGGCTGGGGGAGTTGAGCGTTGGTGAGTCGGCTGTTGCGGGTAAGTCTGCGTTTCTGTTCACCGGTCAGGGGTCTCAGCGTGCGGGTATGGGACTGGAGTTGGCCGGGGCGTTTCCGGTGTTCGATCAGGCCTTGAGCGAGGTGTGCACGGAGGCCGATCCCCGACTCGGGCGTTCGCTGCGTGAGCTGCTCGCTTCAGGTGACGGCGTGTTGGACTCGACTGAGTTCACGCAGGTGGCATTGTTCGCGGTTGAGGTGGCGTTGTTCCGGCTGGCGGAGTCTTTGGGGGTCCGTGCCGATTATCTGATCGGGCATTCGGTCGGTGAGATTGCTGCGGCGCATGTGGCGGGTGTGTTGTCGCTGGCGGATGCGGCTGAACTGGTGGTGGCGCGTGGCCGGTTGATGGGTGCGCTGCCTGCTGGTGGGGCGATGGTCGCCGTCCAGGCTGGTGAGGCCGAAGTAGCCGAGTCCCTGGCCGGGTTCGGGGGCCGTTTGGAGATCGCTGCGGTCAATGGGCCGTTGGCGGTGGTGGTGTCGGGTGATGAGGATGCGGTCGGGGAGTGGTTGCCGCGGTGGGAGGGGCGTAAGACGACGCGGTTGCGGGTCTCGCACGCGTTCCATTCGCCTCGTATGGAGCCGATGCTCGATGAGTTTCGTACGGTTGCGGAGGGGCTGAGGTATGCCGAGCCGCGGATCCCGGTCGTGTCGAATGTGTCCGGTGAGGTCGTGTCCGCCTTCGGTGCGGACTATTGGGTGCGGCATGTGCGGCAGGCGGTGCGTTTTGCCGATGGTGTGGGCACGTTGTGGGAGCTGGGGGTTCGCCGGTTCCTGGAGTTGGGTCCGGATGCGGTGTTGACCGCTATGGCCCGGCAGTGCGTGGAGGAAAACGAGGCCGAGGCGGCGTTCGTGCCCGCGCTGCGTGCCAAGCGCGGTGAGCGTGAGTCGTTCGCGGGTTTCCTGGGCCGCGCCCATACCGCGGGTGTCGTGGTCGACTGGGAGGCGGTGTATGCGGGGGCGGGCGCGAGGCGGGTCGACCTGCCCACCTACGCCTTCCAGCGCGAGCGGTTCTGGTTGGTGCCGGGCAGTGCTCCGGGCGATGTCTCGGCCGCCGGGCTCGTCGGTGTGGACCACCCCGTCCTCGCGGCGGCCGTACAGGTCGGTGACCGTGACGAATGGGTGTTCACGGGCCTTGTTTCCACTGAAACCCAGCCCTGGGTCGAGGAACACCTGCTGCTCGGCACCATGGTCGTGCCCGGCACGGGCCTGGTCGAGCTCGCCCTCGCGGCCGGACGCCACGCCGGCAGTCCGGTACTGGACGAGCTGGTGCTCGAATCGCCCCTGCTCGTCCAGCACGGCGTCACCCGGCACCTGCAGATCACCGTCGGGGCATCCGGTCCCGACGGTCGCCGCGACGTGGCGATCTACTCGCGGCCGGACAACCCCGCCGAGGAGACCGAGACGACCTGCCACGCGCGTGGCACCCTCGGCACCGAAGCCGCCCCTGCCGGTGACTGGCCGGAGCAGTGGCCGCCGCAGGACGCCGAGCGGATGCCCGTCGACGAGCTGTACCAACGGCTGGCCGACCTCGGATACGACTACGGCCCCCTCTTCCACGGCGTCGAGGCCGTCTGGCGCGACGGCGACGAGACCTACGCCGAGGTGACCCTGCCCGAGGGCCACGAGGGTTTCGGTATCCACCCGGCTCTCTTCGACTCCGCGCTGCAGAGCGGTGTCGTCCTACTGACCGGAGACGGCGCCGCGGCACACCTCATGCCGTTCAGCTGGAGCGGTGTGCAGCTGCATCGTCCCGGCGTCTCGCGGCTGCGCGTTCGTTCCACCATGTCCGGAGACACCTCGCTGCGGCTGTACGCCGTGGACGAGGCCGGAACTCCGGTGGTGTCCGTGCGCTCCCTCGTGGTGCGTCCCGTGGAGCAGGAACGCATCGACAGCTCGCGTGGCGACGCCCGGCAGTCCCTGTACACCGTGGACTGGGCTCCGATCGAGGCCGGGCCGAACACCGGCACCGAGGACATCGTCCGGATCGGCGCGGGGGAGATCCACCCTGACCTGGACGCCCTGAAGGCGGTGCTCGCCGAGGGGGCTCCGGCGCCGCGGGCGGTGCTGGCCATCGCGCCTGCCCACGGCGAGGACACGCCCGAGTCGGTGCACGCCGCCGTCACCGAGGCGCTGACCCTGGTGCAGCGGTGGCTGGCCAGTGAAGCGCTGGGTGAGGCGCGGTTGGTGGTGGTGACGCGGGGTGCGGTGTCGGCCGTCGATGGTGAGGGTCCGGATGTGGCTCAGGCGGCGGTGTGGGGTTTGGTGCGCAGTGCGCAGTCTGAGCACCCCGGTCGGTTCGTCCTCGTGGACGTCGACGGTGGTGAGCCGGACTGGGGCGTGGTGCTGGGTGCGGATGAGCCCCAACTCGCCGTGCGGGGTGGCCGGTTGTTGGCGCCGAGGTTGTCGCGTGCTTCGTCCGGTGGGTCGGTGGCTGTGCTTGATCCTGAGGGCACGGTGGTGGTCACGGGTGGTACGGGTGGTCTGGGTGCGGTGTTCGCCCGGCATCTGGCCGCCGCGCATGGGGCACGTCATTTGCTGCTGCTGAGTCGGCGTGGTCTGGAGGCTGACGGGGCTGCCGGGTTGGTGGCGGAGCTGGAGGGTCTGGGCTGTGAGGCCCGCATCGCTGCCTGTGACGTATCGGATCGTGATCAGCTGGCCGCTGTGCTCGGCTCGGTGGAGCGTCCGCTGACGGCGGTGGTGCACGCGGCCGGTGTGCTGGACGACGGTGTGATCGAGTCTTTGACGCCCGAGCAGGTCGAGCGGGTGATGCGGCCGAAGGTGGATGCGGCGTGGCATCTGCACGAGCTGACCGCTGATGCGGATCTGTCGGCGTTCGTGCTGTTCTCCTCGGTGGCGGCGCTGATCGGCAGTCCGGGGCAGGGTAACTACGCGGCGGCGAACTCCGCTCTGGACGCGCTCGCGGCGTCGCGGCGCGCGGCCGGGCTGCCCGCCACCTCGCTGGCCTGGGGCCTGTGGGACGACGTCGGTGGTATGGCGGGCGCGCTCGGCGAGGCCGACCTGGCCCGCCTGGAGCGCACCGGTGTGGGTGCGCTGTCCCGGCAGCGCGGGACCGAGCTGTTCGACTTGGCGCTGGGCACCGGCACGGCCCTGCTGGCGCCTGTCCAGCTCGACCCGGCCGCGCTGCGCGCCCAGGCCAGGGCCGGTCTGCTGCCCGCGCTGCTGCGTGGCCTGGCGCCGGTCCCCGCCCGGCGTGCCGAGACCGGCGGCTCGCTCGCGCAACGCCTCGCCGGCGTCGCGGAGGCCGACCGGGAGCGCATCGTCCTGGACGCGGTTCGGGAGCAGGTCGCGGCGGTCCTCGGACACACCTCGGCCGAGGCCATCGACACCGAACGCGCCTTCAAGGACCTCGGGTTCGACTCACTGAGCGCCGTCGAGCTGCGCAACGGGCTCACCCAGGCCACCGGCGTACGGCTGCCCGCCACGCTCATCTTCGACCACCCCACTCCGGCCGCTGTCGGGCGGCTGCTGCTCTCCGAGTTCGGTGACGTTGTCCAGGCACCGAGGCCGGGCACCCGGACCAAGCGGGCGACGCTGGACGAGCCGCTGGCCATCGTCGGCATGAGCTGCCGCTACCCGGGCGGGGTGACCTCGCCGGAGGAACTGTGGGAGCTGGTGGCCGCAGGCCGCGACGCGGTCGGCGGGCTGCCCACGGATCGTGGCTGGGACCCGGACATCTACGACCCCGACCCGGACCAGCCCGGGAAGATCAACACGCGGGGCGGAGCCTTCCTGGAGCGGATCGGGGAGTTCGACGCGGAGTTCTTCGGGATCAGCCCCCGCGAGGCGCTGGCGATGGACCCACAGCAGCGCCAGCTGCTGGAGGCGTCGTGGGAGGCGTTCGAGCATGCCGGCATCGACCCGACGACCCTGCGGGGCAGCGACACCGGCGTGTTCGCCGGCGTCGTGACCACTGACTACGGCGGCATGGCCTCCACCGAGCTGGAGGGCTACCGCCTGACCGGCACCACGACGAGCGTGGTGTCCGGCCGGATCGCGTACACGCTGGGCCTGGAGGGCCCTGCGGTCTCGGTGGACACGGCCTGCTCCTCCTCCGCCGTCGCCCTGCACCTGGCCGGGCAGGCGCTGCGAGCCGGTGAGTGCTCGCTGGCGCTGGTGGGCGGCGTCACCCTGCTGGCCGGCCCCTACCTCCTGACCGAGTTCAGCCGCCAGCGGGCGGTGTCGCCGGACGGCCGGTGCAAGGCGTATGCGGCGTCGGCGGACGGGACCGGTTTCGCCGACGGTCTGGGCCTGGTCGTACTGGAGCGGCTGTCGGATGCCAAGCGCCATGGTCGGCGGATTCTGGGTCTGATCCGGGGCAGTGCGGTGAATCAGGACGGTGCGAGTAACGGTCTTACGGCGCCGAATGGTCCGTCGCAGGAGCGGGTGATCCGGCAGGCGTTGGCGAGTGCGGGGTTGTCGGCGGCCGAGGTGGACGCGGTCGAGGGCCATGGCACGGGCACGGTCCTCGGTGACCCGATCGAGGCGCAGGCGTTGCTGGCGACCTACGGCCGGGAGCGGGACGGGGATCCCCTGTGGCTGGGGTCGATCAAGTCGAACATCGGTCATACGTCGGCTGCCGCCGGTGTGGCGGGTGTGATCAAGATGGTGATGGCGATGCGGCACGGGGTGCTGCCGCCGACCCTCCACGTGGATGAGCCCTCGCCGCACATCGACTGGGAGTCGGGTGCGGTTCGGTTGCTGACCGAGGCGCGGGAGTGGTCGGTCGAGGGGCGTCCGCGGCGTGCGGGTGTGTCGTCGTTCGGTGTCAGTGGTACGAACGCGCACATCATCGTGGAGGAGGCGCCGGCTGAGGAGCGAGCCCTGGAGGGCGAGCGTCCGGTGGATGTCGTGCCGGTGGTTCTGTCGGCGCGCAGCGATGTGGCTTTGCGGGCGCAGGCGGAGCGGTTGCGGTCCCATCTGACGTCCCGGCCAGATGTGTCGGTGGTGGATACGGCGTATTCGCTGGTGGCGTCGCGGGCGTTGCTGGATCGTCGGGCGGTTGTCGTGGCCGGTGACCGGGATGAACTCCTGGCGCGGCTGGGAGAGTTGAGCGTTGGCGAGTCGGCTGTTGCGGGTAAGTCTGCGTTTCTGTTCACCGGTCAGGGGTCCCAGCGTGCGGGTATGGGACTGGAGTTGGCCGGGGCGTTTCCGGTGTTCGATCAGGCCTTGAGCGAGGTGTGCACGGAGGCCGATCCCCGACTCGGGCGTTCGCTGCGTGAGCTGCTCGCTTCAGGTGACGGCGTGTTGGACTCGACTGAGTTCACGCAGGTGGCGTTGTTCGCGGTTGAGGTGGCGTTGTTCCGGCTGGCGGAGTCTTTGGGGGTCCGTGCCGATTATCTGATCGGGCATTCGGTCGGTGAGATTGCTGCGGCGCATGTGGCGGGTGTGTTGTCGCTGGCGGATGCGGCTGAACTGGTGGTGGCGCGTGGCCGGTTGATGGGTGCGCTGCCCGCTGGTGGGGCGATGGTCGCCGTCCAGGCTGGTGAGGCCGAAGTAGCCGAGTCCCTGGCCGGGTTCGAGGGCCGGTTGGAGATCGCCGCCATCAACGGGCCGTTGGCGGTGGTGGTGTCGGGTGATGAGGATGCGGTCGGGGAGTGGTTGCCGCGGTGGGAGGGGCGTAAGACGACGCGGTTGCGGGTCTCGCACGCGTTCCATTCGCCTCGTATGGAGCCGATGCTCGATGAGTTCCGTGCGGTTGCGGAGGGGCTGAGGTATGCCGAGCCGCGGATCCCGGTCGTGTCGAATGTGTCCGGTGAGGTCGTGTCCGCCTTCGATGCGGACTATTGGGTGCGGCATGTGCGGCAGGCGGTGCGTTTTGCCGATGGTGTGGGCACGTTGTGGGATCTGGGGGTTCGCCGGTTCCTGGAGTTGGGTCCGGATGCGGTGTTGACCGCGATGGCCCGGCAGTGCGTGGAGGAAAACGAGGCCGAGGCGGCGTTCGTGCCCGCACTGCGCGCCAAGCGCGGTGAGCGAGAGTCGTTCGCGGGTTTCCTGGGCCGCGCCCATACCGCGGGTGTCGTGGTCGACTGGGAGGCGGTGTATGCGGGGACCGGCGCCAAGCGGGTCGACCTGCCCACCTACGCCTTCCAGCGCGAGAACTACTGGCTCCCCCGCAAGACCGGCCTCGGCGACCCCTCGGCCGTCGGTATGGACCGGATGCGGCACCCCGTCCTGGCGGCGGCCGTGCAGGTGGGTGACCGTGACGAGTGGGTGTTCACCGGCAGCATGTCCCAGCAGACACAGCCGTGGACCCGGGACCACATGGTGTTCGGGATTGTGCTGGTCCCCGGCGCCGCCATGGTCGAGATGGCGCTGACCATCGGCAGGCGGCTGAGCTGCGATGTCGTGGACGAACTGGTCGTCGCCGCGCCCCTGGTCCTGGAGGACGACGTCACCCGGCAGATCCGGGTCACCGTCAGCCCGGCCGGGGAGGACGGGCGCCGGGAGATCGCCTTCTTCTCCCGGATCGAGGCGAGCGAGGACGAGGTCACCGAGCTGACCTGTCACGCGCGCGGCTGGCTAGCCGCCAATGCCGAGCCCTTGGAGCCACTGCCGGCCCTCTGGCCGCCCGCGGACGCCGAGCCCCTCCCCGTGTCCGAGCTGTACACACTGCTCAACCGGAACGCCCACCTCACCGACGTGGGCTTCGACTACGGCCCGGCCTTCCGCGCCGTACAGTCCGCGTGGCGCCGTGGCGACGAGGTGCTCACCGAGCTGGCGCTGCCCGAAGCGGCCGGCCCGGCGGACGGGTTCGCCATCCACCCGGCGATGTTCGACTCCGCTCTGCACGGCGGTCTCGGCATGCTCGACATGGGGGAGGAGAACCCCAGCGGGCTGCCGTTCTCCTGGTCCGGCGTACAACTGGAGCGCTTCGGACTCACCCGGATCCGGGTGAGGATCACGCTGCCGGACCCGACCTCTCTGCGCCTCGACATCGCGGGCGAGGACGGCATGCCACTGGCCTGCCTGCGTCGGCTCGACGTCCGCCCGGTGGAGCAGGGGCACCTGGAAGCCGCTCGGCGGGACGGCGACCGCCATCTCTACGCGATGGACTGGGTCCCCGTGCAGGCCGTCACGGCGCGGGCCGCCGGGATCGCCGCACTTGGCGCGGTCGGCGGCGGGTCGGTGGACCGGTTCGCCGATCTGGCCGCGCTGGAGAAGGCCCTGGCCGACGGCGCGATGGCGCCCGAGGTCGTGCTGGCCGATGTCGGTGCCCCAGACGGTGACGTGGCCGGGGCGGCCAAGGCGGCAGCCGGCGAGACGCTGACCCTGGTGCAGCGGTGGCTGGCCAGTGAAGTGCTGGGTGAGGCGCGGTTGGTGGTGGTGACGCGGGGTGCGGTGTCGGCCGTCGATGGTGAGGGTCCGGGTGCGGCTCAGGCGGCGGTGTGGGGTTTGGTGCGCAGTGCGCAGTCTGAGCACCCCGGTCGGTTCGTCCTTGTGGACGTCGACGGTGGTGAGCCGGACTGGGGTGTGGTGCTGGGTGCGGATGAGCCCCAACTCGCCGTGCGGGGTGGCCGGTTGTTGGCGCCGCGGTTGTCGCGTGCTTCGTCCGGTGGGTCGGTGGCTGTGCTTGATTCTGAGGGCACGGTGGTGGTCACGGGTGGTACGGGTGGTTTGGGTGCGGTGTTCGCCCGGCATCTGGCCGCCGTGCATGGCGTACGTCATTTGCTGCTGCTGAGTCGGCGTGGTCTGGAGGCTGATGGGGCTGCCGGGTTGGTGGCGGAGCTGGAGGGTCTGGGCTGTGAGGCCCGCATCGCTGCCTGTGACGTATCGGATCGTGATCAGCTGGCCGCTGTACTCGGCTCGGTGGAGCGTCCGCTGACGGCGGTGGTGCACGCGGCCGGTGTGCTGGACGACGGTGTGATCGAGTCTTTGACGCCCGAGCAGGTCGAGCGGGTGATGCGGCCGAAGGTGGATGCGGCGTGGCATCTGCACGAGCTGACCGCTGATGCGGATCTGTCGGCGTTCGTGCTGTTCTCGTCGGTGGCGGCGCTGATCGGCAGTCCGGGGCAGGGTAACTACGCGGCGGCGAATGCTTCGTTGGATGCCCTGGCGGGTCTTCGGCGGGCGGCGGGTCTTCCGGCTGTGTCGCTGGCGTGGGGTTTGTGGTCGGACACCGCCGGTATGGCCGCGCAGTTGGGGCCGGTGGAGTTGGCGCGTCTGGAGCGCATGGGGGCCAGGCCGTTGACGGCCGAGCTGGGTCTGGGTCTGTTCGACCAGGCTCTCGCCTCCGATGCGGCGCTGCTGGTGCCGGCCTGGCTGGACACCAGGGTGCTGCGGGCGCGGGCTCGGGCCGGGACGATCCCGGCGGTACTGCGCGGGCTGGCACCCGTACCGGCGCGCCGCGCGGACACCACGACCGTGTCGCTGCGCGATCGGCTGGCCGGAGTCGCCGCGGAGGATCGTGAGCACATCGTTCTGGACCTGGTCCGGACCCAGGTGGCGGCCGTGCTCGGGCACGCCTCGGCCGCGGCCGTCGAGCCCGAGCGGGCGTTCCAGGAGATCGGCTTCGACTCGCTCGGCGCCGTCGACCTGCGCAACCGACTGACCCAGGCCACCGGCATGAGGCTGCCCGCCACCCTCGTTTTCGACTACCCCACACCCGCGGAGATCGCGCGTCTGCTGCTGGCCGAGTTCGGCAGCGTCGCCGCCGAACCACCCATCGAAAAGGAACTGAACAAACTGGAAGACATGCTTGCCGCGATCGCCGAGAACGAACGGCGTCATGTGGCCGAACGCCTGCGCCGCCTGCTCTCCGTCGTCGCGGACGACGAGGAGGCGGAGAGCACGGCCGAGCGCATCGAAGCGGCCACAACCATGGACGAGGTCTTCCAGATGATCGACGCCGAGTTCGGCGAAGCGTGA